The nucleotide window AATCCCTTATGCAGCAAACCCACCATCCGCGAGCAAACTCGCACCCGTGATGTAGCTGGCTTCCGGGCTCGCGAGGAAGGCAACGAAGTTCGCAATCTCCTCTGTATGTCCATAACGCTGGAGGGCCAGGAGAGGGATGAGCGTTTTGGCGAAATCCGTGTCCGCAGGATTCATGTCCGTGTCGATTGGGCCGGGCTGCACATTGTTCACCGTGATGCCACGAGCACCGAGGTCACGGGCTGCGCCTTTGGTGAAGCCTTCGAGGGCAGACTTGCTCATCGCGTAGACGGAGCCACCGAGGAAAGGCATGCGGTCGCTGTTCGTGCTGCCGATGTGGATGATGCGGCCATGGTCCCGCATGTGGCGCGCGGCTTCTTGCGTGGCGATGAAAACGCCGCGCACATTGACGCCGATGACCTTTTCGAAGTCGGCCATCGCAA belongs to Roseimicrobium gellanilyticum and includes:
- a CDS encoding SDR family oxidoreductase, which translates into the protein MTTKKLTGKVALVTGGSRSIGAAIAKRLAADGASVAITYTSSPDKADAVVKDIEAAGGKAIAIQADAANEEAVRLSVAKTVGAFGRLDILVNNAGVAAMAPITEFAMADFEKVIGVNVRGVFIATQEAARHMRDHGRIIHIGSTNSDRMPFLGGSVYAMSKSALEGFTKGAARDLGARGITVNNVQPGPIDTDMNPADTDFAKTLIPLLALQRYGHTEEIANFVAFLASPEASYITGASLLADGGFAA